From a region of the Zingiber officinale cultivar Zhangliang chromosome 10B, Zo_v1.1, whole genome shotgun sequence genome:
- the LOC122029651 gene encoding phosphatidylinositol N-acetylglucosaminyltransferase subunit A-like isoform X1, producing the protein MDQQRKHTILMVSDFFYPNFGGVESHIYYLSQCLLKLGHKVVVMTHSYGKRTGVRYVTNGLKVYYVPWRAFLMQNTLPTFYLTLPIIRTILIRERISIVHGHQAFSTLCHEALMHARTMGYKVVFTDHSLYGFADVGSIHMNKVLQFTLADISQAICVSHTSKENTVLRSGITPDRVFVVPNAVDTAMFTPSTCRLSCDEIVIVVISRLVYRKGADLLVEVIPEVCHLFSNVRFIVGGDGPKRVRLEEMREKHSLQDRVEMLGAVPHARVRSVLISGHIFLNSSLTEAFCIAILEAASCGLLTVSTRVGGVPEVLPDDMVVLSEPDPGDMVHAIRKAIVMLPSIDPYAMHQRMKKLYSWHDVAKRTEIVYDRALQSSDENLLRRLPRYLKCGSWAGKMFCLVMIVNFLLWCLLDLWQPVESIEEVPDLVFIRNEHEDVVHDSI; encoded by the exons ATGGATCAACAACGGAAGCACACTATCTTGatggtttctgatttcttctacCCAAACTTTGGTGGTGTGGAAAGCCATATCTATTATCTATCTCAATGCTTGCTTAAGCTTGGCCACAAG GTGGTGGTTATGACACATTCATATGGTAAGCGAACTGGAGTACGATATGTAACCAATGGTTTGAAAGTTTATTATGTGCCATGGAGAGCATTTCTTATGCAGAATACATTACCAACCTTTTATTTGACACTTCCCATCATAAGGACCATTCTAATTCGGGAGAGGATATCCATTGTTCACGGGCATCAGGCCTTTTCAACTCTTTGCCATGAAGCACTGATGCATGCCAGAACCATGGGTTACAAAGTCGTATTCACGGATCATTCACTATATGGTTTTGCTGATGTTGGAAGCATTCACATGAATAAGGTGTTGCAGTTTACTCTGGCTGACATTAGTCAAGCTATATGTGTTTCTCATACTAGTAAGGAGAACACAGTTTTGAGATCTGGGATAACACCTGACAGGGTCTTCGTGGTGCCTAATGCTGTGGATACTGCTATGTTCACTCCTTCTACTTGTAGACTCAGCTGTGATGAAATTGTTATTGTTGTCATAAGTAGATTGGTGTACCGAAAAGGTGCTGACCTCCTTGTCGAGGTCATTCCAGAAGTTTGCCACCTCTTttcaaat GTTCGTTTCATAGTTGGAGGAGATGGCCCCAAACGTGTACGGTTAGAAGAGATGAGGGAGAAGCACTCTCTTCAAGATAGAGTCGAAATGTTAGGTGCTGTGCCACATGCTCGAGTGCGATCTGTTCTGATTTCTGGCCATATATTTCTAAATAG TTCCCTTACAGAAGCTTTTTGCATAGCTATTTTGGAAGCTGCTAGCTGCGGTTTGTTAACTGTAAGCACAAGAGTTGGAGGCGTCCCAGAG GTCCTTCCAGATGACATGGTTGTGCTTTCAGAACCTGATCCCGGTGATATGGTCCATGCTATTAGAAAAGCTATCGTTATGCTTCCAAGTATTGATCCATATGCTATGCACCAACGT ATGAAGAAGCTTTATAGTTGGCATGATGTGGCCAAAAGGACAGAGATTGTCTATGATCGTGCTTTACAGTCATCTGATGAAAATCTGTTGCGGCGCCTGCCACG ATACTTAAAATGCGGGAGTTGGGCAGGCAAGATGTTTTGCTTGGTTATGATTGTCAATTTTCTGCTATGGTGCCTCTTGGATTTGTGGCAG CCTGTTGAAAGCATCGAAGAGGTTCCTGACCTGGTGTTTATTCGCAATGAgcacgaagatgttgtgcatgacTCGATTTAA
- the LOC122029651 gene encoding phosphatidylinositol N-acetylglucosaminyltransferase subunit A-like isoform X2 has translation MTHSYGKRTGVRYVTNGLKVYYVPWRAFLMQNTLPTFYLTLPIIRTILIRERISIVHGHQAFSTLCHEALMHARTMGYKVVFTDHSLYGFADVGSIHMNKVLQFTLADISQAICVSHTSKENTVLRSGITPDRVFVVPNAVDTAMFTPSTCRLSCDEIVIVVISRLVYRKGADLLVEVIPEVCHLFSNVRFIVGGDGPKRVRLEEMREKHSLQDRVEMLGAVPHARVRSVLISGHIFLNSSLTEAFCIAILEAASCGLLTVSTRVGGVPEVLPDDMVVLSEPDPGDMVHAIRKAIVMLPSIDPYAMHQRMKKLYSWHDVAKRTEIVYDRALQSSDENLLRRLPRYLKCGSWAGKMFCLVMIVNFLLWCLLDLWQPVESIEEVPDLVFIRNEHEDVVHDSI, from the exons ATGACACATTCATATGGTAAGCGAACTGGAGTACGATATGTAACCAATGGTTTGAAAGTTTATTATGTGCCATGGAGAGCATTTCTTATGCAGAATACATTACCAACCTTTTATTTGACACTTCCCATCATAAGGACCATTCTAATTCGGGAGAGGATATCCATTGTTCACGGGCATCAGGCCTTTTCAACTCTTTGCCATGAAGCACTGATGCATGCCAGAACCATGGGTTACAAAGTCGTATTCACGGATCATTCACTATATGGTTTTGCTGATGTTGGAAGCATTCACATGAATAAGGTGTTGCAGTTTACTCTGGCTGACATTAGTCAAGCTATATGTGTTTCTCATACTAGTAAGGAGAACACAGTTTTGAGATCTGGGATAACACCTGACAGGGTCTTCGTGGTGCCTAATGCTGTGGATACTGCTATGTTCACTCCTTCTACTTGTAGACTCAGCTGTGATGAAATTGTTATTGTTGTCATAAGTAGATTGGTGTACCGAAAAGGTGCTGACCTCCTTGTCGAGGTCATTCCAGAAGTTTGCCACCTCTTttcaaat GTTCGTTTCATAGTTGGAGGAGATGGCCCCAAACGTGTACGGTTAGAAGAGATGAGGGAGAAGCACTCTCTTCAAGATAGAGTCGAAATGTTAGGTGCTGTGCCACATGCTCGAGTGCGATCTGTTCTGATTTCTGGCCATATATTTCTAAATAG TTCCCTTACAGAAGCTTTTTGCATAGCTATTTTGGAAGCTGCTAGCTGCGGTTTGTTAACTGTAAGCACAAGAGTTGGAGGCGTCCCAGAG GTCCTTCCAGATGACATGGTTGTGCTTTCAGAACCTGATCCCGGTGATATGGTCCATGCTATTAGAAAAGCTATCGTTATGCTTCCAAGTATTGATCCATATGCTATGCACCAACGT ATGAAGAAGCTTTATAGTTGGCATGATGTGGCCAAAAGGACAGAGATTGTCTATGATCGTGCTTTACAGTCATCTGATGAAAATCTGTTGCGGCGCCTGCCACG ATACTTAAAATGCGGGAGTTGGGCAGGCAAGATGTTTTGCTTGGTTATGATTGTCAATTTTCTGCTATGGTGCCTCTTGGATTTGTGGCAG CCTGTTGAAAGCATCGAAGAGGTTCCTGACCTGGTGTTTATTCGCAATGAgcacgaagatgttgtgcatgacTCGATTTAA